One genomic segment of Ricinus communis isolate WT05 ecotype wild-type chromosome 3, ASM1957865v1, whole genome shotgun sequence includes these proteins:
- the LOC125369406 gene encoding probable leucine-rich repeat receptor-like protein kinase At1g35710, giving the protein MKNTMFLKAFSPLLLLLLMSLIVDSYVQLVSAINHQEVEMEALLKWKRSLSDQTQYVLSSWTFVSRNTSGTAISPCSSWLGISCNVAGSIARINLTSVELQGTLDAFNFSSLPNLSSLDLHDNELTGKIPPQISNLSKLTILNLGYNEFHGYIPEEVGTMTELNVLSLSSNFLSGSIPATIGDLTNLSVLNLGNNGLSGSIPSQLGKLKSLSELRLNLNNLTGSIPPSIGYLIDLKVLSLYGNQLSGPLPQEINKLVNLTLFFLSNNSISGFLPENICYGGILEDFCASNNRFTGAVPEGLKNCTSLTRLRLDRNNLAGNISKDFGIYPKLDYVDLSYNNFCGEVSPNWGKCKVLTSLKISNNNITGVIPTELADSTLLHFMDLSSNNLEGQIPKELGKLESLFNLTLSNNNLSGEIPPELGTLPDLAYLDLAANSLSGIIPKQLGDCSKLLFLNLSNNNFREGIPVELGKLVSLQVLLDLSRNSLSGEIPLQLGNLIKLEVLDVSHNDLTGSIPSTFKQLQSLRLIDLSYNELEGPIPDSKPFQEAPSEAFTHNKGLCGNYTGLEICLPSPSNNGKDHPHTLILILLPLSAAVLLLLTIILIGVACILKKGRNKVSNNFMVSQHSDLFAIWSYDGKLVYEDIKVATEGFNAKYCIGVGGYGSVYKAKLSTGQVVAVKKLHPFHCTKLEDRKTFESEIQALAKIRHRNIVKLHGFCLQVQQPFLVYEYLEKGSLAKILSNAVLAKQLDWCKRINVVRGAVNALFYMHHDCNPPVIHRDLSSNNILLDENYEATVSDFGTARLIKQDSSNWTGLAGTYGYIAPELAYTMKVTEKCDVYSLGVVTLEIIMGHYPGELLSSSGLNAHNILLKDILDRRLPAPALELADKIVTIIRLAFTCINANPRNRPSMQQVSQELSTRRLPLSESMQTLTLGNVLLVE; this is encoded by the exons atgaagaaCACCATGTTTCTGAAAGCTTTCTCaccccttcttcttcttcttctcatgAGCTTGATTGTTGATTCTTATGTTCAGCTTGTTTCCGCTATAAATCATCAAGAAGTTGAAATGGAAGCATTACTCAAATGGAAAAGAAGCCTTAGTGACCAAACTCAGTATGTTCTTTCTTCATGGACTTTTGTTTCCAGGAATACCAGCGGCACTGCCATTAGTCCATGCTCTTCATGGCTTGGTATCAGCTGCAATGTGGCTGGAAGTATCGCCAGGATAAACTTAACAAGTGTCGAATTACAAGGTACGCTTGATGCCTTCAACTTCTCATCATTGCCTAATCTATCTTCTCTTGACCTCCATGACAATGAACTCACTGGAAAAATCCCTCCTCAAATCAGTAACCTATCCAAGCTTACCATTCTTAATCTGGGTTACAATGAATTCCACGGATATATTCCTGAAGAAGTAGGAACCATGACAGAACTCAATGTTCTGAGCTTGTCTAGCAACTTTCTTTCAGGGTCTATTCCTGCCACTATTGGAGATTTGACCAACCTTTCCGTTCTAAACCTTGGCAACAATGGTTTATCTGGCTCAATTCCATCACAACTTGGAAAGTTGAAATCTCTTTCTGAGCTTCGCCTCAACTTAAACAACCTTACCGGTTCAATCCCTCCTTCCATAGGTTATCTGATAGACCTTAAGGTTTTATCACTCTATGGAAATCAATTGTCCGGTCCACTTCCTCAAGAGATCAATAAACTTGTTAACTTGACATTGTTCTTCTTGTCAAACAATAGCATTTCTGGTTTCTTGCCAGAAAACATTTGCTACGGTGGCATACTGGAGGATTTTTGTGCAAGTAACAATAGATTCACAGGTGCTGTTCCTGAAGGCCTGAAAAACTGCACAAGCTTGACTAGACTTCGACTCGATAGGAATAATCTCGCTGGTAATATATCTAAGGATTTTGGGATATATCCAAAACTTGATTATGTAGACTTGAGCTATAATAATTTTTGCGGGGAGGTTTCGCCAAATTGGGGAAAGTGCAAAGTTCTGACTAGTCTAAAAATCTCCAACAATAATATCACAGGTGTGATACCAACAGAGCTTGCAGACTCGACACTTCTACATTTTATGGACCTTTCTTCAAATAACCTTGAAGGGCAGATACCCAAAGAGTTGGGGAAATTGGAGTCACTGTTCAATCTGACACTGAGCAACAACAATCTTTCTGGCGAAATTCCTCCAGAGCTCGGAACGTTGCCTGATCTTGCTTATCTTGATCTGGCAGCAAACAGTCTAAGTGGAATCATACCCAAACAACTTGGTGATTGCTCAAAACTGTTGTTCTTGAACTTGAGCAACAACAATTTTCGTGAAGGCATTCCGGTTGAGCTTGGGAAGTTGGTGTCACTGCAAGTTCTACTAGATCTTAGTAGAAATTCACTTTCTGGTGAAATTCCATTGCAACTTGGAAACCTAATCAAATTGGAAGTATTGGATGTCTCTCACAATGACCTGACAGGTTCAATTCCATCCACTTTCAAGCAACTGCAAAGTCTGAGACTTATTGATCTCTCCTACAATGAGTTAGAGGGTCCAATTCCTGACAGTAAACCATTTCAAGAAGCACCATCGGAAGCATTTACGCACAACAAGGGCTTGTGTGGCAACTACACCGGCTTGGAAATTTGTCTTCCTTCTCCTTCCAACAATGGGAAAGACCATCCCCATACACTAATTCTGATTCTTCTACCTCTTTCTGCAGCAGTACTCCTACTCCTCACAATCATTCTAATTGGCGTGGCATGCATCCTGAAGAAAGGGAGGAACAAAGTAAGCAATAATTTCATGGTTTCACAGCATTCAGATTTGTTTGCAATATGGAGTTACGATGGGAAGTTAGTCTATGAAGACATTAAAGTAGCAACAGAAGGTTTCAATGCCAAGTATTGCATTGGTGTTGGAGGATATGGAAGTGTTTATAAAGCCAAGCTATCAACAGGTCAGGTTGTAGCAGTGAAGAAGCTTCACCCTTTTCATTGTACCAAGCTTGAAGATCGAAAGACTTTCGAGAGTGAAATTCAGGCATTGGCTAAAATTCGTCACAGAAATATTGTCAAGCTGCATGGTTTCTGCTTGCAAGTTCAACAACCATTTCTAGTCTATGAGTACTTGGAGAAGGGAAGTTTAGCTAAGATCTTGAGCAATGCAGTGCTAGCAAAACAGTTGGATTGGTGTAAGAGAATCAATGTTGTTAGAGGGGCTGTCAATGCTCTCTTTTACATGCATCATGACTGCAATCCACCTGTAATTCATCGTGACTTATCAAGCAACAATATCCTGCTAGATGAAAACTATGAAGCTACTGTTTCTGATTTTGGCACTGCTAGACTCATAAAGCAGGATTCATCTAACTGGACAGGTCTTGCAGGAACATATGGATACATTGCACCAG AGCTTGCATACACAATGAAGGTTACAGAGAAATGTGATGTTTACAGTTTGGGAGTGGTGACACTTGAAATAATAATGGGGCATTATCCTGGGGAACTACTCTCTTCCTCAGGATTGAATGCTCATAACATCctcttgaaagatatattaGACAGGCGTCTGCCAGCTCCTGCTCTTGAATTAGCTGATAAAATTGTCACAATCATCAGGTTAGCATTTACCTGCATCAATGCTAACCCAAGGAATAGGCCATCAATGCAACAAGTTTCTCAAGAGCTGTCCACCAGAAGGCTTCCTCTGTCAGAGTCGATGCAGACACTTACTTTAGGAAATGTTTTGCTTGTAGAGTAG